The Podarcis muralis chromosome 10, rPodMur119.hap1.1, whole genome shotgun sequence genome includes a region encoding these proteins:
- the LOC114605892 gene encoding angiopoietin-related protein 5-like translates to MESNSYTVLLLLFISVTRMNLCFQIKSIAGFLLILDFQQAGTKAQPRRAVQGPDCTAIFAANASLPSGVYRIKPKHYHKSFEVFCEKRYDGGWTIIQRRNGQGVYGGPEDFRRWMSEYEKGFGHVDFEHWLGLVYIHALTHQPDKKCELRVDMRNCKGKKGYAVYKTFEIGNEDEKYRLSLGKYRGNVGDAFRGREPSENQDGNFFSAVDSDNDDCGPCFVGDEAFDSCAGELYGSGWWFSNCGMADLNGMWHPKDSCRGWVSGVYWKTWSNIDSLLFSELKIKCA, encoded by the exons ATGGAAAGCAATAGctatactgtattattattattatttatttcagttacGAGAATGAACCTGTGTTTCCAGATCAAGAGCATTGCGGGGTTTTTATTAATTCTGGATTTTCAGCAAGCCGGGACAAAG GCACAACCACGGCGGGCAGTTCAAG GACCTGATTGCACAGCAATATTTGCTGCCAATGCATCTCTCCCCAGCGGAGTTTACAGGATCAAACCAAAGCATTATCATAAGTCTTTTGAG GTATTCTGTGAAAAGAGATACGATGGTGGATGGACTATTATCCAGCGACGCAATGGACAAGGGGTGTATGGTGGACCGGAGGACTTTCGGAGGTGGATGTCTGAATACGAAAAAGGATTTGGCCATGTTGATT TTGAACATTGGCTAGGGCTTGTCTACATTCATGCTCTGACCCACCAGCCAGACAAAAAATGCGAGCTCCGAGTGGACATGAGAAACTGCAAAGGGAAGAAAGGCTATGCTGTATACAAGACCTTCGAAATTGGCAACGAAGATGAAAAATACCGCCTTTCTTTGGGAAAATACAGAGGGAATGTGG GAGATGCATTCAGAGGGCGTGAACCCTCTGAGAATCAAGATGGCAATTTCTTCAGTGCGGTTGATAGTGACAATGACgactgtggcccatgttttgtgGGCGATGAGGCATTCGACAGCTGCGCTGGCGAGCTCTACGGTTCTGGGTGGTGGTTCAGTAACTGCGGCATGGCGGATCTCAACGGGATGTGGCATCCCAAAGACAGCTGTAGAGGTTGGGTATCTGGTGTGTACTGGAAAACATGGAGTAATATTGATTCACTGCTATTTAGTGAACTCAAGATAAAATGTGCTTAG
- the SELENOO gene encoding protein adenylyltransferase SelO, mitochondrial, which translates to MATALLRSNSRRLSRLLPVPVSRPFGSMEAAAAAASPSGPAAEAGLWLGALRFDNRALRALPLDPSEENVPRPVSGACFSRVRPTPVRGPRLVAASAPALELLGLREPRAADEEAEAALYFSGNRLPPGAEPAAHCYCGHQFGSFAGQLGDGAAVYLGEVLNLRGERWEIQLKGAGLTPFSRQADGRKVLRSSIREFLCSEAMFHLGIPTTRAGTCVTSDSEVIRDIFYDGNPKKERCTIVLRIAPTFIRFGSFEIFKATDEYTGRKGPSVDRNDIRIQMLDYVISTFYPEILQAHSDNNVQRNAAFFREVTRRTARMVAEWQCVGFCHGVLNTDNMSIVGLTIDYGPFGFMDRYDPEHICNGSDNAGRYAYNKQPEICKWNLGKLAEALVPELPLEIGIPILEEEYEAEFERHYLQTMRKKLGLIQLQLDDDNKLVSDLLETMRVTGADFTNTFRLLSSFPADSDPLNLEEFLDKISKQCASLEELKVAYKPQMDPRQLSMMLMLAQSNPQLFALIGTKSNINKELERIEQFSKLQQLSASELVSRNKGHWKDWLQNYRVRLEKEMEQFGNSDNWSAEHVKIMNSNNPKYILRNYIAQNAIEAAENGDFMEVRKVLRLLEKPYEEDLECYNEATEDPEVEEVGAAAAECSSASRRRVPYSSKPPLWASELCVTUSS; encoded by the exons ATGGCAACGGCGCTGCTGCGTAGTAACAGCCGGCGCCTCAGCCGTTTGTTGCCGGTGCCTGTTTCTCGCCCTTTCGGCAGCATGGAggccgcggctgctgctgcttctccctcagGCCCGGCCGCCGAGGCTGGTCTGTGGCTGGGGGCGCTTCGTTTCGACAACCGGGCGCTGCGGGCCCTGCCTCTGGACCCGAGCGAGGAGAACGTGCCGCGGCCCGTGTCGGGCGCCTGCTTCTCGCGGGTGCGGCCTACCCCGGTGCGCGGCCCTCGCCTGGTGGCCGCGTCCGCGCCGGCGCTGGAGCTGCTGGGCCTGAGGGAGCCTCGCGCGGCCGACGAGGAAGCCGAGGCGGCGCTCTACTTCAGCGGGAACCGGCTGCCTCCCGGCGCGGAGCCCGCCGCCCACTGCTACTGCGGCCACCAGTTCGGCAGCTTCGCCGGGCAGCTGGGCGACGGCGCGGCCGTCTACCTGGGCGAGGTGCTGAACCTGCGCGGCGAGCGCTGGGAGATCCAGCTCAAGGGAGCCGGCCTCACCCCTTTCTCCCG ACAAGCAGATGGTCGTAAAGTTCTGCGATCAAGCATAAGAGAATTCCTGTGCAGCGAAGCAATGTTTCACCTAGGAATACCTACAACCAGAGCTGGAACATGCGTAACATCTGATTCAGAAGTTATTCGGGACATTTTTTACGATGgaaatccaaaaaaagaaaggtgCACAATTGTCCTGAGAATAGCACCCACGTTTATTAG GTTTGGATCATTTGAAATTTTTAAAGCTACTGATGAATATACAGGACGTAAAGGCCCCAGTGTTGATAGAAATGATATTCGAATACAAATGCTTGATTATGTAATCAGCACTTTCTACCCAGAGATTCTACAAGCACACTCAGACAATAATGTCCAGAGGAATGCTGCTTTCTTTCGGGAG GTAACAAGGCGGACAGCAAGGATGGTTGCCGAATGGCAGTGTGTTGGATTTTGTCATGGTGTGCTCAATACGGATAATATGAGTATTGTTGGACTTACAATTGACTATGGACCCTTTGGATTTATGGACAG ATACGATCCTGAACATATTTGCAATGGATCTGATAACGCCGGGCGCTATGCTTATAATAAGCAACCAGAGATTTGTAAGTGGAACCTAGGCAAGCTTGCTGAAGCCTTAGTCCCAGAACTTCCATTGGAAATCGGTATACCCATCCTGGAAGAAGAATATGAAGCAGAATTTGAGAGGCATTATTTGCAAACAATGAGAAAAAAACTAGGATTAATTCAGCTCCAGttggatgatgataataaattggTTTCTGATTTATTGGAAACTATGCGGGTCACAG GTGCAGATTTTACAAATACTTTCCGCTTGCTGAGCTCTTTCCCAGCAGATTCTGATCCTTTAAACCTGGAAGAGTTCTTAGATAAGATTTCAAAGCAGTGTGCATCCTTGGAAGAACTGAAAGTTGCATACAAGCCTCAAATGGACCCCAG ACAGCTTTCAATGATGCTGATGTTAGCCCAGTCTAACCCACAACTTTTTGCCTTAATTGGGACAAAATCTAACATAAATAAAGAACTGGAACGCATAGAGCAATTTTCTAAGCTACAGCAGTTATCAGCATCTGAACTGGTTAGTAGAAATAAAGGACACTGGAAAGATTGGCTTCAGAACTACAG AGTTCGGCTAGAAAAAGAAATGGAGCAATTTGGCAATTCTGATAACTGGAGTGCTGAGCATGTGAAAATTATGAACTCAAATAACCCAAAATACATATTGAGAAATTACATTGCTCAAAATGCTAtagaagcagcagaaaatggaGACTTCATGGAG GTAAGGAAAGTTTTGAGGCTCCTAGAAAAGCCATATGAAGAAGACTTGGAATGCTACAATGAGGCAACTGAGGACCCTGAAGTAGAAGAAGTGGGGGCTGCCGCTGCTGAGTGCAGTTCAGCATCCAGGAGAAGAGTTCCCTATAGCAGTAAACCTCCACTCTGGGCTTCAGAGCTCTGTGTTACATGATCTTCTTAA